One segment of Porticoccus hydrocarbonoclasticus MCTG13d DNA contains the following:
- a CDS encoding ABC transporter permease, with the protein MMAWKLLWRSWRGGQLALIFWSLVMAVVVVTAVALLADRVEKALVKESSHLLAADAQVRTSRAIPDDWLRRADDERLETVQMALFASMVYSGDNNHLAAVKAVQSGYPLRGLLTLAERTFVTTPEFFESVNHGPPAGEVWVDSRLLPILKMELGDSLEVGEVTLRVTKVIVEEPDRGGSFSLFGARVLMSWQDLNASGVIQPGSRVDYRLLLAGEDSDLASYLAWLEPQLNSHDRLLSPDEAQAGIADTLIQGRRFLILAGSLGVVLAGIALALASRHYAVGQTAAVALLKSWGLSARRVRSLYWQQTFWLALAGSLMGLAIGWLVHESLVFLVRELLPVNLPQAGWRPWLVGLATGMLCLVGFALPALWHLPSLSPLAVLRRDVPVHPVSAMKRLVIGLLVILLMLLWYSQSIALTLAILAGLVVTALAVMGPGWLLLNLARRLGNRAGSVWRLALANLWRRRGQTLVLLTGFAGAMAILMTLVMVRTTLMEQWRWQLAEDAPNHFLVNVAPHELDGVKRLLADNQLSSVGWYAMVRGRITLIDGQPPSDELVEQNNALRRELNLSWTDQLPEGNRVEEGQWWEELTHFAERHGVNVAPVSIEEDLASEIGVTLGSRLTFSVGGLTFDGVITSIRSLNWDTMTPNFYVLFPDGYLEKYPRIFMTSLYLPPEQKPFVNTLLSQYPTVLVIELDMVIERIRSMVSQVTHGLELMTLLILGCGVLVMLAAVKLSMAERLQESAILRTLGSTARRILTVQSVEFGALGALAGLLAAVGAELALFLLQRRMFEAPFGLHVELWFWGPLAGALLIGVLGVLYTRKAVRLPPLQVLGNLDI; encoded by the coding sequence ATGATGGCCTGGAAACTGTTGTGGCGCAGTTGGCGCGGCGGTCAATTGGCCCTGATTTTCTGGTCGCTGGTCATGGCGGTGGTTGTCGTGACTGCGGTTGCCCTGCTGGCAGACAGGGTAGAAAAAGCGTTGGTTAAAGAGTCCAGCCACCTGTTGGCCGCGGATGCCCAGGTTCGCACTAGCCGTGCCATCCCGGACGACTGGTTGCGGCGCGCGGATGATGAGCGCTTGGAAACCGTGCAGATGGCACTGTTTGCTTCCATGGTCTACAGCGGGGATAACAACCACCTTGCAGCGGTGAAAGCCGTGCAGTCCGGCTATCCCCTGCGCGGCCTGTTGACACTGGCCGAGCGCACTTTTGTAACAACCCCCGAGTTTTTTGAGTCGGTAAACCACGGTCCACCAGCAGGTGAGGTCTGGGTGGACAGCCGTCTTCTGCCTATTCTGAAAATGGAACTTGGTGACTCGCTGGAGGTGGGGGAAGTCACGTTGCGAGTCACCAAAGTCATTGTCGAAGAGCCGGATCGTGGCGGCTCTTTCTCCCTGTTTGGCGCCCGGGTGCTGATGAGCTGGCAGGATTTGAACGCATCAGGGGTGATCCAGCCCGGCAGTCGGGTCGATTACCGTTTGTTGCTGGCGGGTGAAGACAGCGATCTGGCCAGTTATCTCGCCTGGCTCGAGCCGCAACTTAACAGTCATGACCGGCTTCTGTCGCCCGATGAAGCGCAGGCGGGTATTGCCGATACGCTGATCCAGGGGCGGCGGTTCCTGATCCTGGCAGGCAGCCTGGGTGTTGTCCTGGCCGGTATTGCCCTGGCCCTGGCCAGTCGCCATTACGCTGTCGGGCAAACAGCGGCTGTGGCGTTGTTGAAAAGCTGGGGGCTGTCTGCCCGCCGTGTGCGATCACTTTACTGGCAGCAGACCTTCTGGTTGGCGCTGGCGGGCTCCCTGATGGGGCTGGCGATAGGCTGGCTGGTGCATGAATCACTGGTCTTTCTGGTGCGCGAATTGCTGCCGGTCAATCTGCCTCAGGCCGGTTGGCGGCCGTGGCTGGTAGGTTTGGCGACCGGCATGCTGTGTCTGGTGGGTTTTGCCCTGCCGGCTCTCTGGCATCTGCCGTCCCTGTCGCCGCTGGCGGTGTTGCGACGGGATGTGCCCGTCCACCCGGTAAGCGCGATGAAGCGACTGGTAATTGGTTTGCTGGTTATTCTGCTGATGTTGCTCTGGTACAGCCAGAGTATAGCCCTGACGCTGGCAATTCTGGCGGGGCTGGTAGTGACAGCACTGGCGGTGATGGGCCCTGGCTGGCTGTTATTGAATCTGGCCCGACGACTGGGTAACCGGGCGGGCAGTGTATGGCGGCTGGCCCTGGCTAACCTGTGGCGTCGCCGTGGACAAACACTGGTGTTGCTGACCGGGTTTGCCGGGGCCATGGCGATTCTGATGACGCTGGTGATGGTGCGTACCACCCTGATGGAGCAGTGGCGCTGGCAACTGGCCGAAGATGCGCCCAATCACTTTCTGGTCAATGTGGCTCCCCACGAACTGGATGGTGTGAAACGTCTGTTGGCAGATAACCAGCTCAGTTCGGTGGGCTGGTATGCCATGGTTCGGGGGCGGATAACGCTGATTGATGGTCAGCCGCCTTCCGATGAGCTGGTGGAGCAGAATAACGCCCTGCGCCGTGAACTGAATCTGAGTTGGACCGATCAGTTGCCCGAAGGCAACAGGGTGGAAGAAGGGCAGTGGTGGGAAGAGCTGACCCACTTCGCTGAACGGCATGGCGTGAATGTAGCGCCGGTATCGATTGAAGAGGATCTGGCCAGTGAAATCGGGGTGACGCTGGGCAGTCGTCTCACCTTCAGTGTGGGCGGGCTTACCTTCGATGGGGTGATTACCAGTATCCGCAGCCTCAACTGGGACACCATGACCCCCAATTTTTACGTGCTGTTTCCCGATGGGTATCTGGAGAAGTATCCGCGAATTTTCATGACCAGCCTGTACCTGCCGCCGGAACAGAAACCGTTCGTCAATACACTGCTCAGTCAATATCCCACGGTATTGGTAATTGAACTGGATATGGTGATTGAACGGATTCGCTCCATGGTGAGCCAGGTGACTCATGGACTGGAGTTGATGACGCTGCTGATTCTTGGTTGTGGGGTGTTGGTCATGCTGGCCGCAGTGAAACTGTCGATGGCCGAACGGCTGCAGGAAAGCGCCATTCTGCGAACACTGGGCAGCACGGCCCGGCGCATATTGACAGTGCAGTCGGTGGAGTTCGGTGCGCTGGGCGCGCTGGCCGGGTTGCTGGCCGCCGTCGGTGCAGAATTGGCATTGTTCCTGTTGCAGCGGCGTATGTTCGAGGCGCCCTTTGGGCTCCATGTCGAACTGTGGTTTTGGGGTCCCCTGGCTGGGGCGCTGTTGATTGGGGTGCTCGGCGTGCTCTACACGCGCAAGGCGGTGCGCCTGCCTCCGCTGCAGGTACTGGGGAATCTCGATATCTGA
- a CDS encoding ABC transporter ATP-binding protein yields MIEANHITKEVTTSEGVLRILDDINLTVIDGEALAIIGPSGSGKSTLLGILAGLDTPSAGVVRVNGEDITAMTEEGRAAMRARYVGFVFQSFHLLPSLTALENVSLPLELRGDSSATEIARSYLDRVGLTARLSHYPRQLSGGEQQRVALARAFASRPRILFADEPTGNLDTVTGKTINDLLFQLNREEGTTLLLVTHEATLASRCHRRVTLKGGLLVENDTVLSGTAE; encoded by the coding sequence ATGATTGAAGCGAATCATATTACCAAGGAAGTGACCACTTCCGAGGGTGTTCTGCGAATTCTGGACGATATCAACCTGACCGTGATTGACGGAGAGGCACTGGCAATTATCGGGCCTTCCGGATCAGGCAAGTCTACGCTGTTGGGAATCCTGGCGGGTCTGGATACACCCAGCGCCGGGGTGGTCAGGGTGAACGGGGAAGATATCACGGCCATGACCGAGGAGGGGCGGGCTGCCATGCGTGCCCGCTATGTGGGGTTTGTCTTTCAATCATTTCATTTGCTGCCCAGTCTGACGGCGCTGGAAAACGTCTCGTTACCATTGGAGTTGCGGGGTGATAGCAGTGCCACCGAAATTGCCCGCAGTTACCTGGACCGTGTCGGATTAACCGCCAGACTCAGTCATTATCCCCGCCAGTTGTCCGGTGGTGAACAGCAGCGTGTTGCGCTGGCGCGCGCCTTTGCCAGTCGACCCAGAATTCTGTTTGCCGATGAGCCCACCGGTAACCTCGATACGGTGACTGGCAAGACGATCAATGATTTGTTGTTCCAGCTGAACCGTGAAGAGGGTACAACACTGTTGCTGGTGACCCATGAGGCGACGCTGGCCAGCCGTTGTCACCGGCGTGTGACGCTAAAGGGTGGTCTGTTGGTGGAAAACGACACGGTGTTGTCGGGTACAGCGGAATGA
- a CDS encoding arylesterase, translated as MIRCCIALILSLVLLTAHSATLLVLGDSISAGYGIDAGKGWVDLMQHQLGDEHRVINASISGDTTGGGLSRLDTLIDEHQPDFVLIELGGNDGLRGYPIPRMEQNLRAMIDLSRANDSQPILFGMQIPPNYGKRYSDQFANVFPKLAAQENVPLISFMFEDIATDQALIQADGIHPTETAQPLIVEHAMRLLLPLLNGEAPCDP; from the coding sequence ATGATCCGCTGCTGTATTGCCCTGATTTTATCGCTTGTGCTGCTCACCGCCCACAGCGCCACCCTGTTGGTTCTGGGTGACAGCATCAGTGCCGGTTATGGTATTGATGCCGGCAAGGGCTGGGTGGACCTGATGCAACATCAACTCGGCGATGAACATCGGGTCATCAACGCCAGTATCAGCGGTGATACCACCGGTGGCGGCCTGTCCCGACTGGATACCCTGATTGACGAACACCAGCCAGATTTTGTGCTGATCGAACTGGGCGGTAACGATGGGCTGCGGGGTTACCCGATTCCGCGCATGGAGCAGAACCTGCGGGCCATGATCGACCTCAGTCGCGCCAATGATAGCCAGCCCATTCTGTTTGGCATGCAAATTCCACCCAATTATGGCAAGCGTTACAGCGATCAGTTCGCCAATGTTTTTCCTAAACTCGCCGCCCAGGAGAACGTACCACTGATTTCTTTCATGTTCGAAGATATCGCCACAGATCAGGCCCTGATTCAGGCGGACGGCATTCATCCGACTGAAACGGCACAACCGCTGATCGTCGAACATGCCATGCGGTTATTGCTGCCACTGCTCAACGGCGAAGCGCCCTGCGACCCTTGA
- a CDS encoding ATP-binding cassette domain-containing protein, whose amino-acid sequence MLEVLEEQLVEYQGTLIIVSHDREFLDNVVTSVLVFEEDGKIEEYIGGYSDWVKRGKHLKIADTLDHPSGHLVDHETTSTAAAKKPAVKLSYKFQRELDSLPGLIDQLEQDIALLEEQTADPDFFNRPFTETQPVLDQLAEKQQALDAAAERWVELEEMKG is encoded by the coding sequence ATGCTCGAAGTTCTCGAGGAGCAACTGGTGGAATACCAGGGCACCCTGATCATCGTCAGCCACGACCGGGAGTTTCTTGATAACGTGGTTACCAGCGTGCTGGTATTCGAGGAAGACGGCAAAATTGAAGAGTACATCGGCGGTTACAGCGATTGGGTCAAACGAGGCAAACACCTCAAAATCGCCGATACGCTGGATCACCCCTCCGGCCACCTTGTGGATCACGAGACCACCTCAACCGCTGCGGCGAAAAAACCCGCCGTCAAACTGAGCTACAAGTTCCAGCGGGAGCTGGACAGCCTCCCGGGCCTGATCGACCAACTGGAGCAAGACATTGCGCTTCTGGAGGAACAGACAGCAGACCCGGACTTTTTTAACCGCCCTTTCACCGAAACCCAGCCGGTGCTGGACCAATTGGCAGAAAAACAACAGGCGCTGGATGCGGCCGCAGAGCGCTGGGTAGAGCTGGAAGAAATGAAGGGTTAA
- a CDS encoding globin family protein produces the protein MKCSTWPVTRPARVLLLPVAILLAGLLLLSSPAKSQPERTLFERLGGVYPIALTVNDLVDRLYINKTLNANPRIKKVHESIGSRESAKVALTAWAVQYTGGPVLFPVQIGEVDDALKITDGEFDVILDECAVSFNNAKFPQREVGELLKLVEGFRSQVVIQG, from the coding sequence ATGAAGTGTTCTACATGGCCTGTTACCCGTCCTGCCAGAGTGTTGCTGCTACCTGTTGCAATATTGCTGGCCGGTTTGCTGCTGTTGTCTTCGCCCGCGAAATCCCAACCTGAGAGGACGCTGTTTGAGCGGCTGGGTGGTGTGTATCCGATTGCTTTGACGGTCAATGATCTGGTGGATCGTCTGTATATAAACAAGACGCTGAATGCGAACCCCAGGATAAAAAAGGTTCATGAAAGTATCGGCTCAAGAGAAAGTGCCAAAGTGGCGTTGACGGCTTGGGCGGTACAGTATACCGGCGGTCCGGTGCTGTTCCCTGTTCAGATCGGTGAAGTGGATGACGCACTGAAAATCACCGATGGGGAGTTTGATGTAATTCTCGATGAATGCGCGGTATCGTTCAATAACGCGAAATTTCCACAGCGTGAAGTGGGCGAACTATTGAAATTGGTCGAAGGCTTCCGCTCTCAGGTGGTTATTCAAGGCTGA
- the recJ gene encoding single-stranded-DNA-specific exonuclease RecJ, translated as MTKPHITRRTVDLTRCEFSPSVPPLLQRIYAARGAENDRALARTLQGLPGPDGLLGIDEAVALLEQAINEQQSVLIIGDFDADGATSTALTLLALRAMGFSRVSYIVPNRFEYGYGLTPEIVELAKQQTPDLIITVDNGISSVSGVEAAKAAGIKVLITDHHLPGAQLPAADAIVNPNQHGCEFPGKNLAGVGVVFYLMSALRKRLRERGWFADQPRVEPNMAEWLDLVALGTVADVVTLDTINRILVHQGLQRIRAGKSRPGIQALLDLAGRDCSRLVASDLGFAIGPRLNAAGRLDDMSIGIQCLLETDPYMAREYALQLDELNRDRRVIEADMQREALLALEQLHLDEQKLPWGLCLFDANWHQGVVGLLASRIKDRVHRPVIVFADADNGEYKGSARSIKGLHIRDALDAVASRHPGLISKFGGHAMAAGLSLPKDHYLKFVDAFDAEVRRLLTPADLEAEILTDGVLDTTELNIDTARLLREAGPWGQHFPEPLFEGEFHIVQQRIVGEKHLKLLLALDESKKQLIDAIAFNVGTDIWPDPAAEKVRLIYKLDINLWRGRESMQLLVEHLG; from the coding sequence ATGACGAAACCCCATATCACCCGCCGCACCGTTGACCTGACCCGGTGCGAATTCAGCCCGTCGGTTCCGCCGTTATTACAGCGCATTTATGCGGCCCGGGGAGCCGAGAATGACCGGGCACTGGCGCGAACACTCCAGGGGCTACCGGGCCCGGACGGTCTGCTCGGGATCGACGAGGCGGTCGCGCTGCTCGAACAGGCCATCAATGAACAGCAATCTGTGCTCATTATCGGCGATTTTGATGCCGACGGTGCCACCAGCACGGCGCTGACCCTGCTGGCGCTGAGGGCCATGGGATTTTCCCGGGTGAGCTACATCGTGCCCAACCGCTTTGAATACGGTTATGGCCTCACCCCGGAAATTGTCGAACTGGCCAAACAGCAAACACCGGATCTGATCATCACGGTCGATAACGGTATTTCCAGTGTCAGCGGTGTCGAGGCCGCAAAAGCCGCCGGTATCAAAGTGCTGATCACCGATCACCACCTGCCCGGCGCACAACTGCCCGCGGCGGATGCCATCGTCAATCCCAACCAGCACGGCTGCGAATTTCCCGGCAAAAACCTCGCCGGGGTGGGGGTGGTGTTCTATCTGATGAGCGCCCTCCGCAAGCGACTCCGTGAGCGCGGCTGGTTTGCAGATCAGCCGCGGGTAGAACCCAATATGGCCGAATGGCTCGATCTGGTGGCACTGGGTACCGTGGCCGATGTGGTCACTCTCGATACGATCAATCGCATTCTGGTCCATCAGGGGTTGCAGCGTATTCGGGCGGGGAAATCCCGGCCGGGCATCCAGGCGCTGCTCGACCTCGCGGGACGTGATTGCAGTCGTCTGGTGGCATCAGATCTCGGCTTTGCCATTGGGCCCCGGCTCAATGCGGCTGGCCGGCTGGACGACATGTCCATCGGCATCCAGTGTCTGCTTGAAACCGACCCCTATATGGCGCGGGAATATGCCCTGCAACTGGATGAACTGAACCGCGACCGCCGGGTGATCGAAGCCGACATGCAGCGGGAAGCGCTGTTGGCGCTGGAGCAATTGCACCTGGACGAACAGAAGTTACCCTGGGGGCTGTGCCTGTTCGATGCCAACTGGCATCAGGGGGTGGTGGGTCTGCTGGCCTCGCGCATCAAGGACAGGGTGCATCGTCCGGTCATCGTCTTTGCCGATGCCGACAACGGTGAATACAAAGGGTCTGCCCGCTCCATCAAGGGCCTGCATATTCGGGATGCACTGGACGCGGTCGCCAGCCGCCACCCGGGCCTGATCAGTAAATTCGGCGGCCACGCCATGGCGGCAGGGCTGAGTCTCCCAAAAGATCACTACCTGAAATTTGTCGATGCGTTTGATGCAGAGGTACGTCGATTGCTCACCCCGGCGGATCTGGAAGCAGAAATCCTCACCGATGGGGTGCTGGATACCACTGAACTCAATATCGACACCGCCCGGTTGCTGCGGGAGGCTGGCCCTTGGGGGCAGCACTTTCCCGAACCGCTGTTCGAGGGCGAATTTCATATCGTGCAACAGCGCATCGTCGGTGAAAAACACCTCAAGCTGCTGCTAGCACTGGATGAAAGCAAAAAACAGTTGATCGACGCCATCGCGTTCAATGTGGGCACAGACATCTGGCCCGACCCGGCGGCTGAGAAAGTCCGGTTGATCTACAAGCTGGACATCAACCTGTGGCGGGGTAGGGAGTCGATGCAGTTGCTGGTGGAGCACCTCGGCTAA
- a CDS encoding 3-hydroxyacyl-CoA dehydrogenase NAD-binding domain-containing protein: MTDNPSYKHWQLERDNENIAWLAIDRCDESVNTLNSDVMQELDTILSELETALPAGLVIYSPKASGFIAGADIREFEQQADREVAKAGIEMAHRVFARLEALPCYSVAAIHGFCLGGGLELALACNYRVALDTDSTRIGFPEIQLGIFPGFGGTARSIRLLGGRKALELILSARSLRARAARAVGLMDKVVSEHGSLHWAARKAIVKQRKGHRANRLEQLTSRPGMRQILAKVMAREVAKRARPEHYPAPYTLIELWRQVGSDFEALLRGEADKVSELLMGDTSRHLRRVFRLQEQLKALGKSDDPTANWRPHRVHVVGAGVMGGDIAAWCALRGMEVTLQDRETKYIEPALKRAEKLFKKKLRSTAQVSAASSRLIADVDGEGIARADVVIEAIFENLEAKQQLFKDLEEKARPDAVLATNTSAIPLHEIALGLQQPQRLIGLHFFNPVAKMPLVEVVRGEQSNPADIQKGCLFSNRIGKFPLPVNSAPGFLVNRVLAPYMLEAINLLEEGHSMATVDEAAKHFGMPMGPVELVDTVGLDVALSVVKKLAPDRQEAIAKLEALIVEGKLGKKSGEGFYRWKKGKPDIGKASDMVAMDILGDRLIKPLLAECQRCLDDAIVDSADLLDAGVIFGTGFAPFLGGPMHYLEHQQSEVKP; this comes from the coding sequence ATGACCGATAACCCTTCGTACAAGCACTGGCAACTGGAGCGGGATAACGAAAATATTGCCTGGCTGGCCATCGACCGTTGCGATGAGAGTGTCAACACCCTGAACAGTGACGTGATGCAGGAACTGGATACCATCCTGTCGGAGCTGGAAACGGCCCTGCCCGCCGGACTGGTCATTTACTCACCGAAAGCCAGCGGCTTTATCGCCGGTGCGGATATCCGCGAATTTGAACAACAGGCTGACCGCGAAGTCGCAAAGGCCGGTATTGAAATGGCCCACCGGGTCTTTGCGCGGCTGGAAGCACTACCCTGCTATTCGGTTGCTGCCATTCATGGCTTTTGTCTCGGCGGGGGTCTGGAGCTGGCACTGGCCTGCAACTACCGGGTGGCACTGGATACCGATAGTACCCGGATCGGTTTCCCGGAAATCCAGTTGGGGATTTTCCCCGGCTTTGGTGGCACCGCACGCAGTATTCGTCTGCTGGGCGGCCGCAAGGCACTGGAGTTGATCCTCAGCGCCCGCTCTCTCAGGGCCCGTGCCGCCCGTGCCGTGGGCCTGATGGACAAGGTGGTATCAGAACACGGCAGCCTGCACTGGGCTGCGCGCAAAGCCATCGTCAAGCAGCGCAAAGGACATCGGGCCAATCGGCTCGAGCAACTGACCAGCCGTCCGGGCATGCGCCAGATCCTGGCCAAAGTCATGGCCCGCGAGGTGGCCAAACGGGCCCGCCCGGAACACTACCCGGCACCCTATACCCTCATTGAGCTCTGGCGTCAGGTGGGCAGCGACTTTGAGGCTTTACTGAGAGGCGAAGCGGACAAGGTCAGTGAATTGCTGATGGGTGATACCTCCCGCCACCTGCGGCGGGTTTTTCGTCTTCAGGAACAGTTAAAGGCCCTGGGCAAATCGGATGACCCCACTGCCAACTGGCGGCCCCACCGCGTGCATGTGGTCGGCGCGGGCGTCATGGGCGGCGACATTGCCGCCTGGTGCGCACTGCGGGGAATGGAAGTCACATTGCAGGACCGGGAGACCAAATATATCGAGCCTGCCCTGAAACGGGCTGAAAAACTGTTCAAGAAAAAATTGCGCAGCACTGCACAGGTTTCTGCGGCGAGCAGCCGTCTGATCGCCGACGTGGACGGAGAAGGGATTGCCCGGGCGGATGTCGTGATTGAGGCGATTTTTGAAAATCTGGAGGCCAAGCAGCAACTCTTTAAGGATCTGGAGGAAAAAGCCCGACCTGACGCCGTACTGGCAACCAACACCTCTGCCATACCACTGCATGAAATTGCACTGGGCTTGCAGCAGCCACAACGCCTGATCGGGCTGCACTTCTTTAATCCGGTAGCAAAGATGCCGCTGGTGGAAGTGGTGCGGGGCGAGCAGTCCAATCCCGCGGATATTCAAAAAGGCTGCCTGTTCAGCAATCGTATCGGCAAATTTCCCTTGCCGGTCAACAGCGCTCCCGGCTTTCTGGTCAATCGTGTGCTGGCCCCGTATATGCTGGAGGCTATCAATCTGCTGGAGGAAGGGCACAGCATGGCCACCGTGGATGAAGCAGCCAAACACTTCGGCATGCCGATGGGACCGGTTGAACTGGTGGATACTGTCGGGCTTGATGTCGCGCTCAGTGTGGTCAAAAAACTCGCACCGGACAGGCAGGAGGCCATTGCGAAACTGGAGGCGCTGATTGTCGAGGGCAAGCTTGGCAAGAAATCCGGCGAGGGCTTTTACCGATGGAAGAAAGGCAAGCCTGACATAGGCAAGGCCAGTGATATGGTGGCCATGGATATTCTCGGTGACCGCCTCATCAAACCGCTGCTGGCCGAGTGTCAACGCTGCCTGGATGATGCCATTGTCGACAGCGCCGACCTGCTGGACGCCGGGGTCATTTTCGGCACCGGCTTTGCCCCCTTTCTCGGCGGCCCGATGCATTACCTGGAACACCAGCAGTCGGAGGTGAAACCATGA
- a CDS encoding acetyl-CoA C-acetyltransferase — protein MSQTKTIRPVAIVGANRIPFCRAGTGYADLTNLDMLVSALQGLVDRYNLHGQQMDELVAGAVMTFPKDFNLAREALLGTSLSPLTPGITLQQACGTSLQAAFGIASKIACGQIECGIAAGTDSASDVPVLFSRRFSQRLVALSKAKTTRQKLAILKGFRPSELAPVAPAISEPRTELSMGEHCELMAKQWQIGREAQDELALASHHRAESAYSNCFFDDLLSPCAGMLRDNNLRQDLTLAQLEKLKPSFDRSAKGTLTAGNSTPLTDGAASLLLASEEWAAANNLPVLARLTHMETAAVDHVGGEGLLMAPTVAVANMLSRAELSLQDFTHYEIHEAFAAQVLCTLKAWEAEEYCRERLGLEKALGSIDRDKLNMTGSSLAIGHPFAATGARIAGTLARQLQLAGQGRGLISICTAGGMGVAAILER, from the coding sequence ATGAGCCAAACCAAGACCATTCGTCCGGTAGCCATTGTCGGAGCAAACCGTATTCCTTTTTGCCGGGCTGGCACCGGCTATGCTGATCTGACCAACCTCGACATGCTGGTCAGCGCCCTGCAAGGGCTGGTGGATCGTTACAATCTCCATGGGCAACAAATGGATGAGCTGGTGGCGGGCGCTGTGATGACCTTCCCGAAGGATTTCAATCTTGCCCGCGAAGCGCTGTTGGGCACCAGCCTGTCGCCGTTGACTCCCGGTATCACGCTCCAGCAGGCCTGCGGCACCAGCCTGCAAGCAGCCTTTGGCATCGCCTCGAAAATCGCCTGCGGGCAGATTGAGTGCGGCATTGCCGCCGGTACCGACAGTGCCAGCGATGTACCGGTGCTGTTTTCCAGGCGATTCTCCCAACGGCTGGTGGCGCTATCCAAGGCAAAAACCACCCGTCAGAAACTGGCTATCCTGAAAGGCTTTCGCCCTTCCGAGCTCGCCCCTGTGGCCCCCGCCATCAGTGAACCGCGCACGGAACTGAGCATGGGCGAGCACTGTGAATTAATGGCAAAGCAATGGCAGATCGGCCGCGAAGCACAGGATGAGCTGGCGCTGGCCAGCCACCACCGTGCCGAGTCCGCCTACAGCAACTGTTTTTTTGATGACCTGCTGAGCCCCTGTGCGGGCATGTTGCGGGATAACAACCTGCGCCAAGACCTGACGCTGGCGCAGCTCGAAAAGCTAAAACCGTCTTTTGATCGCAGCGCGAAAGGCACCCTGACTGCCGGTAACAGCACGCCGCTGACTGACGGGGCAGCCTCCCTGCTGCTGGCCAGCGAGGAATGGGCCGCCGCCAACAATCTGCCCGTGCTGGCACGTCTCACCCATATGGAAACGGCCGCTGTCGACCATGTGGGTGGTGAGGGCCTGCTGATGGCGCCGACCGTGGCCGTGGCCAATATGCTGAGTCGTGCCGAACTCAGCCTGCAGGATTTCACCCATTATGAAATCCACGAAGCCTTTGCCGCACAGGTGCTCTGCACCCTCAAAGCCTGGGAGGCGGAGGAATACTGCCGGGAAAGGCTGGGCCTGGAAAAAGCGTTAGGCAGTATTGATCGCGACAAACTCAATATGACCGGCAGCAGTCTGGCCATTGGCCATCCTTTTGCCGCGACCGGTGCACGGATAGCCGGGACGCTGGCAAGGCAACTACAGTTGGCGGGACAGGGTCGCGGCCTGATTTCGATCTGCACCGCTGGCGGTATGGGAGTAGCGGCCATCCTGGAGAGATAA